The Spirosoma radiotolerans genome has a window encoding:
- a CDS encoding tagaturonate reductase, which translates to MAKLTRSTHPAPVFPEKILQFGTGVLLRGLPDYLVQKANSEGRFEGSIVVVKSTDSQTNEFSEQDNLYTVAVRGLQQGKEVSENTIVSAISRVLAAQTQWNDVLVLARNPKLQIIISNTTEIGLNYVEESIFQHPPQSFPAKLTAFLYERFRSVGGSKAKGLVVIPTELVTDNGLKLRDAVEKLAQFNELGKLFTKWLKFHVRFCNSLVDRIVTRPTESAQQLVQQETGYQDDLLTFTEPYHLWAIEGDDRVRQTLSFAGPLTPQIIIDEDINFYKERKLRVLNGTHTLTMPLGYLLGLETVADEMLHPAMSRFIESLMLKEIVPTVPDYGIPGMDKAAVEQFANDVLDRFRNPHLDHLLLNISLQQTTKMQARNVATLQRYYEQFNTVPNLMALGFAAYLLFMKAVREEKGQFFGEIALPSGGKLNYPIRDDKAGYFYGDWKTVKERTPATVQAFVKSVLSDTKLWQDDLTALPGFSEAVAQHLNSLLTLGIVKTLEGAVE; encoded by the coding sequence ATGGCTAAATTAACCCGTTCAACCCACCCCGCTCCCGTTTTTCCCGAAAAGATTCTGCAATTCGGCACGGGTGTCCTTCTGCGCGGCTTACCCGATTATTTAGTACAAAAAGCCAATAGCGAAGGGCGATTTGAAGGCTCTATCGTTGTCGTAAAATCGACCGATAGCCAGACCAACGAATTTTCGGAGCAGGACAACCTGTATACGGTTGCCGTTCGGGGACTTCAGCAGGGGAAAGAGGTGTCCGAAAATACCATCGTTTCGGCCATCAGCCGGGTGTTGGCGGCTCAGACTCAGTGGAACGATGTGCTGGTACTGGCCCGAAATCCAAAACTACAGATCATCATCTCCAACACAACCGAGATCGGGTTGAACTACGTTGAAGAGAGTATTTTCCAACACCCTCCGCAATCATTCCCAGCCAAGCTAACGGCCTTTCTTTATGAGCGGTTTCGGAGCGTTGGTGGCTCGAAGGCCAAGGGGCTCGTTGTTATTCCTACCGAACTGGTCACCGACAACGGCCTGAAACTGCGGGATGCGGTTGAGAAACTTGCGCAATTCAATGAACTAGGCAAGCTCTTTACGAAATGGCTCAAGTTCCACGTCCGGTTCTGTAATTCGCTCGTTGACCGCATTGTTACGCGCCCCACCGAAAGCGCCCAGCAACTCGTGCAGCAGGAAACCGGTTACCAGGACGACCTGCTTACGTTTACCGAACCCTACCACCTGTGGGCCATTGAGGGCGACGACCGCGTTCGTCAAACGCTGTCATTTGCCGGACCATTGACCCCTCAGATCATTATCGATGAGGATATAAATTTTTACAAAGAGCGCAAGTTACGGGTACTCAATGGAACCCATACGCTTACCATGCCGCTGGGTTATCTGCTAGGACTGGAAACGGTTGCCGATGAAATGCTCCACCCGGCCATGAGTCGGTTTATTGAATCGCTGATGCTAAAGGAGATTGTCCCAACCGTGCCCGATTATGGCATTCCGGGTATGGATAAAGCCGCCGTTGAACAGTTTGCCAACGATGTACTGGACCGATTCAGAAACCCGCACCTCGACCACTTACTACTCAATATTTCGCTTCAGCAAACGACAAAAATGCAGGCCCGCAATGTAGCGACCCTGCAACGGTATTATGAACAATTCAATACGGTACCTAACCTGATGGCGCTTGGCTTTGCGGCCTACCTGCTGTTTATGAAAGCGGTACGGGAAGAAAAAGGGCAATTTTTCGGCGAAATTGCCCTGCCAAGCGGTGGCAAACTCAACTACCCCATTCGGGACGATAAAGCCGGGTATTTTTATGGGGACTGGAAAACCGTTAAAGAGCGAACACCAGCAACTGTGCAGGCTTTCGTAAAAAGCGTTTTATCCGACACAAAACTCTGGCAAGACGACTTGACCGCCCTACCAGGTTTCAGCGAAGCCGTTGCCCAACACCTAAATTCACTACTTACCCTGGGCATCGTCAAGACGCTGGAAGGCGCTGTTGAGTAG
- a CDS encoding sugar kinase has product MKIVTFGEVMLRLSPPGVERFAQTDTLHMHFGGTEANVAVSLAQFGLQAAHVTRFPDHALGRAATGYLRKYAVSTEHIRYGDGRLGLYFLETGAGSRASQIIYDRVDSAFARIRPEEIDWETVLQGASWFHWTGITPALSQGAADCLLAGIQTANRLGVPVSTDIVYRSNLWQYGRKPQDIMPALTEGCTLVLGSKTLFSDLYGVVGSTFQESGRALMKHFPNVRYITDTKRRSVSASHNQLSAKLFDGEAVYKSRIYDINPITDRIGTGDAYMAGLIYGLLTFNDLQRAVEFGAAASALKHTIPGDVNLATVAEVDTLANGDSSGKLKR; this is encoded by the coding sequence ATGAAAATTGTCACCTTTGGCGAAGTGATGCTTCGCCTGAGTCCGCCCGGCGTCGAACGCTTTGCCCAGACCGACACGCTCCATATGCATTTCGGGGGTACCGAAGCCAATGTGGCCGTATCACTCGCGCAGTTTGGCCTACAGGCAGCGCACGTCACCCGCTTTCCCGATCATGCCCTTGGCCGGGCGGCTACGGGTTACCTTCGTAAATACGCCGTCAGCACCGAACATATTCGCTACGGCGATGGACGCCTGGGTCTTTATTTTCTGGAAACGGGGGCCGGTAGCCGGGCCAGCCAGATTATTTATGATCGGGTCGATTCAGCCTTTGCCCGTATTCGCCCCGAGGAGATCGACTGGGAAACCGTTCTACAGGGCGCTTCCTGGTTTCACTGGACGGGCATCACGCCCGCCCTGTCGCAGGGCGCGGCCGACTGTTTGCTGGCAGGCATACAAACCGCCAACCGGCTGGGCGTTCCGGTCTCTACGGACATTGTTTACCGAAGTAATCTGTGGCAATATGGACGAAAGCCCCAGGACATTATGCCCGCCCTAACCGAAGGCTGTACGCTTGTGCTGGGCAGCAAAACCCTTTTCTCCGACCTGTATGGCGTGGTTGGCAGCACCTTTCAGGAGTCGGGACGTGCCCTGATGAAACACTTCCCCAATGTTCGCTACATTACCGACACTAAACGAAGATCTGTCAGTGCCTCGCACAATCAGTTGTCGGCCAAGCTGTTCGATGGCGAAGCCGTCTACAAATCCCGAATCTATGACATCAACCCCATTACAGATCGAATCGGCACGGGCGATGCGTACATGGCGGGCCTGATCTACGGCCTGCTGACGTTCAACGACTTGCAGCGGGCCGTTGAATTTGGCGCAGCCGCATCAGCTCTAAAGCACACCATTCCAGGCGATGTCAACCTGGCCACCGTTGCCGAAGTGGACACCCTGGCCAACGGCGATAGTTCGGGCAAACTGAAGCGCTGA
- a CDS encoding MFS transporter has translation MPTPSGRFRWRIVTLLFLATTINYIDRQVLSFTMTDELFRKEMLGVAPDAMLTKEATDRFKVLYGDVDAAFKFTYAIGFLLVGWLIDKIGTRRGFSVGILVWSIAAVFTAFVNTIAGLRWMRALLGLGEAANFPSSIKTIAEWFPRRERSFANGLFNAGANVGIILTALAVPYLILAFGWRSSFLVTGMLGFFLLMFWWFTYSKPERNLRLSAAELAYIRKDDEKLPPLKVSWGRLLGYKQTWAFAIGKFMADPIWWFYMSWLPDFFNSNDALNERLDLKSFGIPFLIIYAVSDAGSVFFGWLSTQFMRWGWSANRARKTTMLICALCVVPIFFAAQTNSLTVAIGLIALATAAHQGWSANMYTFASDLFPRNVVASVTGIGGMFGAVGGILLALLAGRIITAFGYLPMFIVASCSYLIALVIIHLVLPKLEPVRTEELMSEYSTNGKS, from the coding sequence ATGCCCACCCCCTCCGGTCGTTTTCGCTGGCGTATTGTTACGTTGCTCTTTCTGGCAACGACCATAAATTACATCGATCGGCAGGTCTTGTCGTTCACCATGACGGATGAGTTGTTCCGGAAAGAAATGCTCGGTGTTGCCCCCGATGCCATGCTCACCAAAGAAGCAACCGACCGATTCAAGGTACTGTATGGCGATGTCGATGCGGCTTTCAAATTTACTTACGCCATTGGTTTTCTGCTCGTTGGCTGGCTCATTGACAAGATAGGCACCCGACGGGGCTTCTCGGTGGGTATCCTGGTCTGGAGTATTGCGGCCGTATTCACCGCCTTTGTGAATACCATTGCCGGACTGCGCTGGATGCGTGCCTTACTGGGCCTCGGCGAAGCAGCCAACTTTCCATCGTCCATTAAAACCATAGCGGAGTGGTTTCCCCGGCGCGAACGCTCCTTTGCCAATGGCCTCTTCAATGCGGGGGCCAATGTGGGCATTATTCTGACAGCGCTGGCCGTTCCTTACCTGATTTTAGCCTTTGGCTGGCGTAGTTCCTTTTTAGTGACAGGCATGCTGGGTTTTTTCCTGCTTATGTTCTGGTGGTTTACGTACAGCAAGCCCGAACGAAACCTAAGGCTATCAGCGGCAGAGTTAGCTTATATCCGGAAAGACGACGAGAAATTACCGCCCCTAAAGGTTTCCTGGGGTCGGCTGCTGGGGTATAAACAAACGTGGGCGTTCGCAATCGGCAAATTTATGGCCGACCCAATCTGGTGGTTCTATATGTCGTGGCTTCCCGATTTTTTCAACTCAAACGACGCTCTCAACGAACGGCTAGATTTGAAAAGTTTTGGCATTCCGTTTCTCATCATCTATGCGGTTTCCGATGCGGGCAGCGTCTTTTTCGGATGGCTTAGCACGCAGTTCATGCGCTGGGGATGGTCGGCCAACCGTGCCCGGAAAACAACGATGCTCATTTGCGCGCTCTGCGTGGTCCCGATTTTCTTTGCGGCTCAAACCAATAGCCTGACCGTTGCCATCGGGCTCATAGCCCTGGCCACAGCTGCCCATCAGGGCTGGTCGGCCAATATGTATACCTTTGCGTCGGACCTGTTCCCCCGAAATGTAGTGGCCTCAGTCACAGGCATCGGAGGCATGTTTGGGGCGGTGGGTGGCATCTTACTGGCCTTGCTGGCTGGCCGGATTATCACCGCCTTTGGCTACCTGCCCATGTTCATTGTCGCCAGTTGCTCGTATTTAATTGCACTAGTTATTATTCATCTGGTCTTACCAAAATTAGAGCCAGTACGAACAGAAGAGCTCATGAGCGAGTATAGTACCAACGGGAAGTCGTAA
- the uxaC gene encoding glucuronate isomerase, which yields MHTLAPASTFLSDDFLLQTETARRLYHDYARQMPIIDYHCHLPPDQIAADRQFENMTQLWLHGDHYKWRAMRTQGIPEQYCTGNASDWEKFEKWAETIPYTLRNPLYHWSHLELKNPFGITDVLNPSTARSIYDACNEQLPHLSARTLLTHFDVRVVCTTDDPLDSLEHHRKVTQERAAQERAAQERAGSNTAFETKVLPTFRPDKAMAADDPTALRAYMHKLGEVTNREILTLTHYLDALKSRHDYFAEMGCRLSDHGLEMIYAEPYKESDVQRIFDHLHRGVAVSPVDVLKFKSFMLVQFAEWDHEKGWTQQFHLGALRNNNIRRLRDLGPDTGWDSIGDFPQAASLSRFLGGLDDRNKLAKTILYNLNPADNEVMATMVGNFNDGSVRGKVQFGSGWWFLDQKDGMEKQINALSNMGLLSAFVGMLTDSRSFVSYSRHEYFRRILCNLFGNDIENGELPNDIDWVGQIVQDICYRNAEQYFGF from the coding sequence ATGCACACACTGGCTCCCGCTTCCACGTTCTTGTCCGACGACTTTCTGTTGCAAACCGAAACGGCTCGTCGGCTCTATCATGACTATGCCCGGCAGATGCCGATTATTGATTACCACTGTCATCTGCCGCCTGACCAGATTGCCGCCGACCGTCAATTTGAGAATATGACACAGCTTTGGCTCCATGGTGACCATTACAAATGGCGGGCTATGCGTACGCAGGGTATTCCCGAGCAATACTGCACGGGGAATGCGAGCGATTGGGAGAAGTTCGAGAAGTGGGCTGAAACCATTCCTTATACGCTCCGAAATCCGCTCTATCACTGGTCGCATCTGGAATTAAAAAATCCATTCGGGATTACGGACGTGCTTAATCCGTCGACAGCGCGGTCAATTTATGATGCGTGCAACGAACAACTGCCGCACCTGTCTGCGCGGACACTGCTAACCCATTTTGATGTTCGGGTTGTGTGCACGACCGACGATCCGCTGGATTCGCTCGAACACCACCGTAAAGTAACTCAGGAAAGAGCCGCTCAGGAAAGAGCCGCTCAGGAAAGAGCCGGGAGCAATACTGCATTCGAAACGAAAGTGCTGCCTACCTTCCGCCCCGATAAGGCCATGGCGGCCGATGACCCAACGGCCCTGCGGGCGTATATGCACAAGCTAGGCGAGGTGACGAACCGGGAAATTCTGACCTTGACGCACTACCTCGACGCGCTGAAATCCAGACACGACTATTTTGCTGAAATGGGTTGCCGCCTGTCCGATCATGGCCTGGAGATGATTTACGCAGAGCCGTATAAAGAGAGTGATGTGCAACGGATATTCGACCACTTGCACCGGGGCGTTGCTGTTTCGCCGGTGGATGTGCTGAAGTTCAAGTCGTTCATGCTGGTGCAGTTTGCTGAGTGGGATCACGAAAAAGGCTGGACCCAGCAGTTTCACCTGGGCGCCCTTCGGAACAACAACATCCGCCGATTGCGCGATCTCGGCCCCGATACGGGTTGGGATAGTATCGGTGATTTTCCTCAAGCGGCTTCACTGTCTCGCTTTCTGGGGGGGCTGGATGACCGGAATAAACTAGCCAAAACGATTCTGTATAACCTGAATCCGGCCGATAATGAAGTGATGGCCACCATGGTTGGCAACTTCAACGATGGCTCCGTGCGGGGGAAGGTACAGTTTGGTTCCGGCTGGTGGTTCCTGGATCAGAAAGACGGCATGGAGAAGCAAATCAACGCCCTCTCGAACATGGGGTTGCTGAGTGCTTTTGTGGGAATGCTCACCGACTCGCGCAGTTTTGTGTCCTACAGCCGCCACGAGTATTTCCGGCGGATTCTCTGCAATCTTTTCGGAAACGACATCGAAAACGGCGAGTTGCCTAACGATATTGACTGGGTTGGGCAGATTGTTCAGGACATTTGTTATCGGAACGCAGAACAGTATTTTGGTTTCTAA
- a CDS encoding alpha/beta fold hydrolase, whose translation MTHTFVDVNRPSPVRLHVVQAGPTEGPLIILLHGFPEFWYGWKHQIDALAEAGFRVWAPDQRGYNLSDKPTGVEAYALDTLVADVVGLIDAAGRQKAVVVGHDWGAAVAWWTAVSFPERVERLVVLNVPHPVAMKKFASRDVGQMLRSWYIGFFQLPVVPELLARLGNATALVKTLLGSSRPGTFKRADFLQYKAAWLQPGAINAMINWYRAALRMPPAKRSSVRVTVPTLLIWGVRDQFLKREMAQLSIDLCDNGRVVFFEEATHWVQHEEAKRVNELILAG comes from the coding sequence ATGACGCACACCTTTGTCGATGTAAATAGGCCGTCTCCCGTACGGTTGCACGTGGTGCAGGCCGGCCCGACGGAGGGACCTCTCATTATTCTGTTGCACGGTTTTCCGGAGTTCTGGTATGGCTGGAAACACCAGATCGATGCGTTAGCGGAGGCTGGTTTCCGGGTCTGGGCGCCTGATCAGCGTGGCTACAACCTCAGTGATAAGCCGACGGGCGTCGAGGCCTATGCCTTGGATACACTGGTGGCTGATGTGGTTGGCCTGATTGATGCCGCCGGACGGCAAAAAGCCGTTGTAGTGGGTCACGATTGGGGGGCGGCTGTGGCCTGGTGGACGGCTGTGTCGTTTCCTGAGCGGGTCGAACGGCTGGTTGTGCTCAATGTACCGCATCCGGTGGCTATGAAAAAATTCGCCAGTCGTGATGTGGGGCAGATGCTGCGTAGCTGGTACATCGGCTTTTTTCAGTTGCCGGTAGTGCCCGAGTTGCTGGCTCGCCTGGGCAACGCAACGGCCCTGGTTAAAACGTTATTGGGCAGCAGCCGTCCCGGCACATTCAAGCGGGCGGATTTCTTGCAGTATAAGGCTGCGTGGTTGCAGCCGGGGGCCATAAACGCGATGATCAATTGGTATCGGGCCGCGCTCCGCATGCCACCGGCTAAACGTTCTTCTGTGCGGGTCACCGTGCCGACGTTACTGATCTGGGGTGTCCGCGATCAGTTTCTGAAACGTGAGATGGCCCAACTCAGCATTGACCTGTGCGATAATGGCCGTGTGGTGTTTTTCGAGGAAGCAACTCATTGGGTCCAGCATGAAGAAGCCAAACGCGTAAATGAATTGATACTAGCGGGCTAA
- a CDS encoding metal-dependent hydrolase family protein: MRKLYLLAGLSLLATPLFAQRTLIHCGNLFDGVSNGLQPQMTVVVEGNKITAVQKGYTSPVGQDRVLDMKSKTVLPGLIDMHVHLESQTRRGGAIDGFTKNPSDIAYQAAQYAKTTLLAGFTTVRDLGGSGVNVSLRNAINAGLVDGPRVLTVGKSIATTGGHADPTNGYRKDLMGDPGPEDGVINGPEDARKAVRQRYKDGSDLIKITATGGVLSNAKDGSGAQFTEEEVKAVVDAAKDYGFAVAAHAHGAEGMKRAIRAGVQTIEHGTLMDDEAIELFKKYGTYYVPTIIAGKTAADSARHFGYYPPLVTPKALAIGPKIQATFAKAYKAGVKIAFGTDAGVYIHGFNAKEFEYMVEAGMPPVEAIKAALMTNATLLGMNTQIGSVETGKFADIIAVDENPLQNIKTLQAIRFVMKDGKVYKQ; encoded by the coding sequence ATGAGAAAACTGTATTTACTGGCAGGCTTGTCGCTGCTGGCCACTCCTCTTTTTGCCCAGCGGACGTTAATTCACTGTGGCAACCTCTTCGATGGTGTCAGCAATGGCTTGCAGCCGCAAATGACCGTAGTCGTTGAAGGCAACAAAATCACTGCTGTTCAGAAAGGCTATACTAGCCCCGTCGGCCAGGATCGGGTGCTGGACATGAAGTCAAAAACCGTTTTGCCCGGCCTGATCGACATGCACGTTCACCTGGAAAGCCAGACGCGCCGGGGCGGGGCTATCGACGGGTTCACCAAAAATCCATCCGACATTGCCTATCAGGCAGCTCAATACGCTAAAACAACGTTGCTGGCTGGTTTCACAACGGTCCGTGACTTGGGAGGCTCCGGCGTAAACGTATCGCTTCGTAACGCCATCAATGCCGGTCTGGTTGATGGCCCACGAGTGCTGACGGTTGGCAAATCCATTGCCACAACGGGTGGCCACGCCGATCCGACCAATGGCTATCGGAAAGACCTCATGGGTGATCCGGGCCCGGAAGATGGCGTCATCAACGGTCCTGAAGATGCCCGAAAAGCCGTTCGGCAACGGTACAAAGATGGCTCGGACCTGATCAAAATAACGGCAACCGGTGGTGTGCTGAGCAACGCGAAAGATGGCTCGGGGGCGCAGTTTACAGAAGAGGAAGTCAAAGCGGTGGTCGATGCGGCCAAAGATTATGGCTTTGCCGTAGCGGCCCACGCCCATGGAGCCGAAGGGATGAAACGGGCTATCAGAGCGGGGGTTCAGACGATCGAACACGGTACGCTGATGGACGATGAAGCGATTGAACTCTTCAAAAAATACGGGACCTACTACGTGCCAACGATCATTGCCGGGAAAACAGCGGCCGACTCGGCCCGGCATTTTGGGTATTATCCGCCCCTGGTTACCCCAAAAGCGCTGGCGATTGGCCCGAAAATTCAGGCTACGTTTGCCAAAGCGTACAAAGCGGGCGTTAAGATCGCCTTTGGCACCGATGCAGGTGTTTACATTCACGGCTTCAACGCAAAAGAGTTTGAGTACATGGTTGAAGCGGGCATGCCCCCTGTAGAAGCCATCAAAGCGGCTCTGATGACCAATGCTACATTACTGGGTATGAATACACAAATTGGCTCGGTTGAAACGGGCAAATTTGCCGATATTATCGCTGTGGATGAAAACCCGCTTCAGAATATCAAAACCCTGCAAGCCATACGGTTTGTGATGAAAGACGGGAAGGTTTATAAACAATAG
- a CDS encoding glycoside hydrolase family 18 protein, translating to MLRLIYLLTSLAAVAGLYSGFKPDPKTKPIVLAYVGGFRGLVNTDNIAAEKLTHINYAFVDVRKNRAWLHNLATDSTNFKHLNQLKLRNPDLKIIISIGGWAWSENFSDAVVSDTGRVAFAASAVDIVREYQLDGIDIDWEYPGMKGEDNVFRPEDKENFTLLFKALREQLNSLKQQTGKEYLVTTALPGFDAIFTHTDMAKAHQYLNYINVMSYDFFTGGPLAGHHTNLYASGKVDNETSGDKAVKLYEKAGVPADKLVLGIAFYGRAWQLQTGDPKSYPRTITKVERGGGYSFIKDSLLTNPAYKRYWDRKAKAPYLYNADLKRFVSYDDEESVKAKCSYVKKHGLAGVMFWEYFSDPKDYLLSEINRQL from the coding sequence ATGCTTCGATTAATTTATCTACTCACGTCTCTGGCTGCAGTGGCTGGCCTATATTCTGGCTTTAAACCCGACCCGAAAACCAAACCCATTGTGCTTGCCTATGTGGGCGGTTTCCGCGGGTTGGTCAACACCGACAACATTGCCGCCGAAAAACTAACGCACATCAACTACGCCTTCGTGGATGTCAGGAAGAACAGGGCGTGGCTGCATAACCTCGCTACCGACTCGACTAATTTCAAGCACCTGAACCAGCTTAAACTCCGAAACCCCGACCTCAAAATCATCATTTCGATTGGCGGCTGGGCCTGGAGCGAAAACTTCTCCGATGCTGTCGTGAGCGATACAGGGCGCGTAGCTTTTGCCGCTTCGGCTGTGGACATTGTTCGGGAATACCAACTCGATGGCATCGACATTGACTGGGAATATCCCGGCATGAAGGGCGAAGACAACGTCTTTCGGCCTGAAGACAAGGAAAATTTCACGCTGCTGTTTAAAGCCTTGCGCGAACAACTGAACAGTTTGAAACAACAGACTGGCAAGGAGTACCTGGTGACTACAGCACTGCCTGGCTTTGACGCTATTTTTACCCATACCGACATGGCGAAGGCACACCAATATCTGAATTACATCAATGTCATGTCATACGATTTTTTCACCGGCGGGCCTCTGGCTGGCCACCATACAAACCTGTACGCATCGGGTAAAGTCGATAACGAAACCTCGGGCGACAAGGCCGTGAAGCTCTACGAAAAAGCAGGCGTTCCGGCCGATAAGCTTGTATTGGGCATTGCTTTTTACGGGCGGGCCTGGCAACTACAAACGGGTGACCCGAAGTCCTACCCAAGAACCATTACGAAAGTAGAACGGGGCGGAGGGTACAGCTTCATTAAAGACAGTTTACTCACCAATCCAGCGTACAAACGGTATTGGGATCGGAAGGCCAAAGCGCCTTATCTATACAATGCCGACCTTAAACGGTTCGTCTCCTACGATGATGAGGAATCGGTGAAAGCCAAGTGCAGTTATGTCAAAAAACATGGGTTGGCCGGAGTTATGTTCTGGGAATATTTCAGCGATCCTAAGGATTACTTACTGAGTGAGATCAATCGACAGCTGTGA
- a CDS encoding VOC family protein yields the protein MATKIFINLPVKDLNKSVEFFTKIGYSFNPQFTDEKATCMIISEDIYVMLLVEEFFKSFTRKEIVDTTKGNEAIICLSAESREAVDEWVSKAVAAGATTPNEPQDQGFMYGHGIQDRDGHLWEIMYMDPSAIQQEQTEVSVA from the coding sequence ATGGCAACCAAAATTTTTATAAACCTGCCCGTTAAAGACCTCAACAAGTCGGTCGAGTTTTTTACTAAAATAGGCTACAGCTTTAATCCTCAGTTTACAGATGAGAAGGCTACCTGCATGATCATTAGCGAGGATATCTACGTGATGCTCCTGGTCGAGGAATTTTTCAAGAGCTTTACCAGAAAAGAAATCGTTGATACCACAAAAGGCAATGAAGCGATTATCTGCCTCTCTGCTGAAAGCCGGGAGGCTGTAGATGAGTGGGTGAGTAAGGCCGTAGCAGCCGGAGCAACGACGCCCAATGAGCCCCAGGATCAGGGCTTCATGTATGGGCATGGAATTCAGGATCGGGATGGCCACCTCTGGGAGATTATGTACATGGACCCCAGTGCCATTCAGCAGGAGCAGACCGAAGTTAGCGTTGCCTAA
- a CDS encoding AGE family epimerase/isomerase — protein sequence MKNSVVTLGLGLLTVGLTQVGLAQKTNAERSRIAADMEKSVRTEMLNYWYPLAVDKEFGGFLSAFTYDFKPTGPQDKMIVTQARHVWTTAKAAERYPSVTYYKSNSQHGFQFLRDKMWDKEYGGFYTLVDRKGTVKGVGNKEAYGNAFGLYALSAYYHMSKDTAALNLAKKAFNWLEQHSHDPVYKGYFQHLQRNGTPIKRDAAVPSTSDLGYKDQNSSIHLLEALTELYSVWPDPLVRERLTEMLLLIRDKITTPNGNLVLFFKPDWTPVSFRDSSEAVILKHRNLDHISFGHDVETAYLMLEASHALGLKNDETTLRVGKRMVDHALTTGFDKSVGGFYDQGYYFKDKPGMSIIRESKNWWSQAEGLNTLLLMANKYPNDPMQYFANYKLLWQYCQTYLIDHEHGDWYEEGLDKDPQRRTGQKGHIWKAAYHTYRALTSCVDQSREKPAGHSHTGK from the coding sequence ATGAAAAACAGTGTAGTTACGCTCGGTCTTGGCTTGTTGACCGTCGGGCTGACGCAGGTTGGCTTAGCGCAGAAAACAAACGCCGAACGATCCCGAATTGCGGCCGACATGGAGAAATCCGTTCGTACGGAAATGCTTAACTACTGGTACCCACTGGCCGTAGACAAGGAGTTTGGTGGGTTTCTGAGTGCGTTTACCTACGACTTCAAGCCAACAGGGCCACAGGACAAGATGATTGTGACCCAGGCCCGGCACGTATGGACAACCGCCAAAGCCGCCGAGCGATACCCATCGGTTACCTATTACAAGAGCAATTCTCAGCATGGATTTCAGTTTCTGCGGGATAAAATGTGGGACAAGGAATACGGTGGTTTTTACACGCTGGTTGACCGAAAAGGAACGGTCAAAGGAGTTGGCAATAAAGAAGCCTACGGAAACGCGTTTGGCCTCTATGCGCTGAGTGCCTATTACCACATGTCGAAGGACACGGCCGCCCTGAATCTGGCAAAAAAGGCATTCAACTGGCTGGAACAGCATAGCCACGACCCGGTTTACAAAGGCTATTTTCAGCACCTGCAACGGAATGGTACACCCATCAAACGGGATGCCGCTGTGCCGTCTACGTCAGATCTGGGTTACAAAGACCAGAACAGCTCCATTCACCTGCTCGAAGCCCTCACGGAACTCTACTCTGTCTGGCCCGATCCACTGGTTCGGGAGCGCCTGACCGAGATGCTTCTCCTGATTCGGGATAAAATCACGACGCCCAATGGCAACCTGGTCTTGTTCTTCAAGCCTGACTGGACGCCCGTTTCGTTTCGGGATTCGTCGGAAGCGGTTATCCTCAAACACCGGAATCTGGATCATATTTCGTTCGGGCACGATGTCGAAACGGCTTACCTGATGCTCGAAGCATCGCATGCGCTGGGGCTGAAAAACGATGAAACGACGCTCAGGGTAGGCAAACGAATGGTTGATCACGCCCTAACGACGGGCTTCGACAAATCGGTGGGGGGCTTCTACGATCAGGGATATTATTTTAAGGATAAACCCGGCATGTCCATTATTCGGGAAAGCAAAAACTGGTGGTCGCAGGCAGAAGGTCTTAACACGTTGTTGCTCATGGCCAACAAATACCCCAATGATCCCATGCAGTATTTTGCCAATTACAAACTGCTTTGGCAGTACTGTCAGACCTATCTGATCGACCATGAACACGGGGATTGGTACGAAGAAGGACTGGACAAAGATCCCCAGCGCCGGACTGGTCAGAAAGGACACATCTGGAAAGCCGCCTACCACACCTACCGCGCCCTGACGAGCTGTGTCGATCAATCGCGGGAAAAGCCAGCGGGCCATTCACATACAGGTAAATAG